From Thermodesulfobium sp. 4217-1:
TGGGCGTCCATTTAGCGGTCAACTTTATTATTGTTTATTTTTCTGGCAGGAATTTCTTTTCCAAATCTCGAATTTCAGGGAGTTCTATCAATTTATTAAACTCTTTAAATGGAAAGATCTTGTCCTGAAGATTTTTATTTGTGCCGTCTTTATACAGCTGATTTAGGTTGTCATATAGTGCTTTTGCAACGGTGTATATGGTCATTACAGGAACGCTTACTCTTGAAAATCCCAGGTCTTCGAGCTCCTTGAAGGTAAGCAGAGGAGTCTTACCGCCGTCGAGCATGTTCGCGCTTATTCTTATGCCCTTTGGGACGAGCTCGCTTGCATACATCTTTAGCTCTTCTAAAGACTCTGGGGCCTCCAGGAATATCAGATCTGCGCCTGCCTCCCAATAGAGCTTGGCTCTTCTAATAGCTTCTTGCGGTCCATATTTCTGCCTTGAATCAGTCCTTGCGTTTATCACGAAATTCTTATCTTTTTTCGCCCAGACTGCTGCCTCTATCTTTTTCGCCATTTCCTCAGCAGATATTACCTCTTTGCCATCCATATGACCGCATCTCTTGGGCCATACCTGATCTTCAAGGTTTATTCCTGCTGCGCCTGCCTGTTCAAATTCTTGAACTGTTCGGATGACATTTAGCGAGTTTCCATAGCCAGTATCGCCATCAGCCATTACGGGTATATTTACTGCATTGCAGATGTTGTGAGTATGACGCAAAACTTCATCGAAGCCTAAAAGTCCTATGTCGGGCTTTCCTAATAGACTGGCACTGAATCCATATCCAGACATCTGAACAGCCTTAAATCCTGCAAGCTCCACCATCTTTGCAGACAGACAATCGTATGCGCCTGGCATTACCAGAATTTCTTTTGCTTTTAATAGATCTGATAGCATTTTGGCTTTAGACATTGTAATTCCTTTCTAAACAAAGTTTACTAAAATTATACTCTTATTATTTTAATAATTTTATTAGTAATATATGCAAATATATTTTATAATTTGGTTAATAGAAAATGAAAGGACGTGAGAGCTTTGGCCAAAACAATGGTTCAGAAGATCTTTGAGATGAAGACTGAAAGTGATGTAAGTCCTGGAATGATGATAATTGTACCTGTCGATCTTGTTTACGTTCAGGATGGCACGGGTCCCCTATCTTTTAGACAGTTTGAAAAGCTTGAGAAGGATAGCCTGGCATTTCCCGAAAATACCGCTATATTTTTAGATCATGCTGCTCCCTCTCCACGAAAAGAGCTTTCAAACGACCACGTTTATCTAAGAAGCATGTCGTCTAAGCTGGGCTGCAAGCTTTACGATGTGGGTCAGGGCGTATGTCATCAGATCGCGATAGAATCTCTGGTGAGGCCTTGCGACATAGTTGTGGGGGCAGACTCTCACACCTGCACAGGCGGTGCTCTT
This genomic window contains:
- a CDS encoding isocitrate lyase/PEP mutase family protein, producing the protein MSKAKMLSDLLKAKEILVMPGAYDCLSAKMVELAGFKAVQMSGYGFSASLLGKPDIGLLGFDEVLRHTHNICNAVNIPVMADGDTGYGNSLNVIRTVQEFEQAGAAGINLEDQVWPKRCGHMDGKEVISAEEMAKKIEAAVWAKKDKNFVINARTDSRQKYGPQEAIRRAKLYWEAGADLIFLEAPESLEELKMYASELVPKGIRISANMLDGGKTPLLTFKELEDLGFSRVSVPVMTIYTVAKALYDNLNQLYKDGTNKNLQDKIFPFKEFNKLIELPEIRDLEKKFLPEK